Within the Eucalyptus grandis isolate ANBG69807.140 chromosome 1, ASM1654582v1, whole genome shotgun sequence genome, the region TGTGCTAAGTTATAATACTTGAGGTGTTCTTCTACTGCAGAGATCCATACGAAAAGGTAAAAGTATATGCGGAGAGTTTGGCACACGAAAGGATATTCTAGAGGAAGTTCAACCTTATCCGTCCGAGGTCGCACGAAATGAATAGACGACATTTTGGGGGTGGGCAAACGTCAAATCGCAGGATCTCAGGCATCACGAGAAGAGCGGCTCGTTCAACCAGTCGTGTAACGAGCATTTCATGCCAGAGAATGAATATGTTGTGTGGCAGAGAGAACCGAAAGAATGCTGTCTATTCCATGTACGCAAACTGTTACAGACCATCGGCGGAAAGAAGTAAGCCCTCGTCACAGTGGATTTTCGTCCACGCAAGTTCTCGTGAACAACAAGGCCGACCCATTTACACTCCGAAGCACTAGAAGCCTGGAGTCGACGTATGTACCGCACACGAGTCTCGACAAATCAAACATTTCGGGAGGGATTTGGGTCCTGACTTCTTGGAGTACTTTCTTGGCACTGTCGACCTCCTGATTCAATGGCCGACCGAGGTTAAGCAAGAGCTCAATGTCATCGGAGATGAACGTGGCCACAGGAAGGCTCGAAGGGAGCTCCTTATAAGGAATAGCTTTTCCCCATCTTCCACTGGCAAGTCTCTGAAACAAAGCGTCTCGGTCGATGGACTGACCGAGTGAAAAATAGCCCTTGCTATTTTCCTCCTTCAGATAGAGCTGTCTACCGGCTTTTAGTTTAAAAACAGAGTTCACTTGCAACTGGCCAGCTACACCGCTCTTGTCATGGGGCCAATCCCGGCCGATCAAGGCTGAAAAGCTAATCTCAGATGTCATTGAAACATTAGTACTCGACTTGGATGGTCTTGAGACGACAAGGTGTACATTCCCTATAAGCACCCGGATAGGAGGTTGACGGAGAGTCAGTCCTATATGTCTTCCAGTGTAATACAAGAGACGCCATTTTCCCGGCAGTAATTCCAGCCAATTCTGCTTGTTGTTGAGCGACAACATAGAATGAGCTTCAGataaatgaagaaacaaaactggggaaaaaaaaagttaacagTTACTGCAGGAGCCCCAGGGAGCTGGTTTATTTTAACTTTAATCGATGTCATTTCACtgaatttcttttctccatCGAAGCCAGTTACCGGTACAGGTAGGTCCAGTGAAAGAAGACATGATCTTTTAGATGCTCAATATTTGGCTTGGGGGTGACAGGACATTGGCCAATTTTACGTGAATTATCTAGTGGTCTTGCTTATCGATAACTAAAGCAGTTTGAAGGGGGAGGGGGTAAAGACTAACTGATTTCCGACTACCAAAGTCTATTGCCGAGTATTTATAGATTACAATTGCTAGAGCATTCATGTCTTTGGaataaattgacattttttttgtttaaacgGACATGAAGCTAAAGCTTGATGCTGAGGAGAAAGCACAGGAAAAAAAGTAGAGTTACCTTCGGCTTTGTATGAGGATTCAGCATCTCCATTAATTCAATAAAGTGGGCCAGCCTACTGCGCTAAACAAagtaaaggaaaataagaagttaGTGCAACTTCAACATCCTGGGCTTTTGGAAAATCTGGGGGGGTGTGGAAGTCGTGCTACCTTTTCTTTCCAACAGGGCTTTTTTACTAACTACTGCTCAGATTGAAGGTATCCATTTACTTTAGTTTAGCATAATGAAACTTTGCTCATTATAAGCAACGAAAATTTTGCCCAAGATGAATAAGATGAGAACAAGGACCCAGAGACAATAAGCATGGAACTAAGATGAAAGGTAAATGAATTTCAATCACCTGACGCTGACCATAGATATACTCCTCTGTAATTCTTACAGCAGTCGAACCAAGACCCCATCTGATTATATTCATTGATGGCATCACTCGCCATCTTGGTCCACACAGAAATGGGTGTCTCAGGGCCTCCAAACAGCTGCCATAGATCACAAAGAGAGTTGTGGATTAAACAACACATGACATGCAGCATTTATTTAATGAGTTTGTCTAAAAAATTATGATGGAGACAAGGTAAATTTATGATTGGTGAGATTTTCTTCCAGGGTCCCACCACATCAACAAGCTAATTATGAGACAAGAAGCGGTTTAAGGCACGAGGCATTTTACGCTTTGCAAGTAGTTCACACACGAAATTCATGAAAGAGTGCCCCCACCAGGGCACTAGCCAGTAAAGATAACTGTGCAGTTTCCAATACAGTCTTTCTCGTGTTACATGTCATCAGTGAATTCTATTAAGTATGATTAACAAGTGCCTTTAGGGCCTCCACATATTCATTTAGAGAAGTTTCGCATATCATATAATtgaccaaaatttcataaaagacGGATTGCAAAGAATCTGTCGCTGATTCCACAGAATTTTCCTTACAAGAAATGAAGATATATTACCTAATTCTTCTGGATGGTTTGGTTGCAAGCAGTAGAGACAAGAGATTCCAACCTGCACCCCAATTCCGATCAAGTATCTAGACACGAGAGGGTAGATTAATAATTTGAACCTACAAGGATACATAAAACAACCCTTTAAATTTCAGAGACCTACTTGAAGTCCGCAATTACCAGACGACGAGTTCCTGTCTAGGACTTGCAGCAAAAATTCACGCAAACATGAGGGATCATTCCCCTGTACTAGCAGAAAAAGGGAATTATCAGAAGTTGCACAAGTCCGAAAATGAACAAATCCACCATGCTGGCGGATCTGGGTCATTATTGAAAGATCATGCAGGTAGTATAGTACATTGAACCATTTACAATGATGACCCAGAGAGTAATCTGAAGACCCTGTGGCTATCATGCAAATGGCCCAAGCAGTGACCTTAAACTTGATAGACAGCCTAGCATAGTATATTTCCATGTCACAAGCAAAATACAAACATTCCCCaacacccccccaaaaaaaaaaaaatgaaggaccGGTTAGGATTTTCAGCCTAATAACTATATTTCCTTTCTATCTTTTGTAAGGTATTTCACTGGTACTTGTAAGGTaggtttctccttttcttttaaggTTCTTTTTGGCCAATGATACTGGTGACGAAGtgttttttcccccttttggtGAAAAATACGGTGAGCCAGTTAATCTGACTTTCTTCTGCTCGACCAGATCAGAACATCTCCAAAGCTGCACTTGTGCGCTACAAGTTGCAGGAAAAGCTGAACTGCCATGAAGTTCTCCAGATTTTCTGTCATTGCTCTGCTGCTTAATTACAGGGCATCAATATGTTGCAATTTATCAGGCTATGATTTTGTATAGGCCAGTTCCATAAAATTAAAGTCAGGACCCAAGGTTAAATGCCATTTATACCAAAGATAAAAGGAAACATTAAGAGATTGTGAATCCAAGAAATGAATGAAACTTGAAGAGATTCTATGTATAATAATACCTTTGCAAAGAATGATTTGAATTTTGCAAAGATTAATGGATCCATGAGTTCCCGCAAAACCATTTTTGCCATCATAAACCCAACACACCTATGCAATTCATAAAGAATGGTATCAGCTTCTCAGCATCTCCtatgaatttaaaaagaaaatgcgaCAAAGCTTAGTTGCTTTCTTCCACCCACACCTCATGTCAAATGCAATCATCATCAGTCGTCTATCCAGGCTGTTATCCACCGTCGAAATAATTGGGCTCTCCTCATAAAAGTCTGCAGCATTACCCAGTATGCCAACCTGACAATGGTACAATATAAGCTTAACACTACTCAAACCAGTCTAcatgataaaaatttcaggCATATTGACACAGTAATAACAGACACGATAAGAAAGTGAGGCAACCCCATTCTTCACCAATAAAAATCTCcgataataagaaaataagaactcAGAACACACAATATTAGCATGATGTAATCATTGACCATGTTCCCACACAGCATTTGAATCAAAGCAGTCACGTGTTAAAGCTACAGCACAAGACGGATTGCATTGGAAGCAAGATGACCTTTATGAAGTCATATTTGACTGCATTATTCTTTACATAATTTTGAGAAACTTACAGCATCCAATTGTTTTCATGAACCCATGACATTAGCAGAAAGTTATAGCACGTATCATCTCTTACCGAAGAATAACTCCGATTGATTAGCAGTGAGATTCTATCTCTCTAGCTATCAGAAAATAGGACCcctgaaaatagaaagaaacaaagccAGATTTGGACAGGTAACTCCGTGCTTACTTTGATATGTCTATCCACTGGGCAAACATGCACATTCTCAAGTCGCAGCTCTGTATGAGCTAGGCCATGACTATGCAAGTAATTCACCTGACATATTTGTCATAACCATTCAGCATCCCCAGGCTAACTAAGCATTGAATAGCAGAATCGTTAGGAGTTATTGGACGTACACCAATCAAAAGATCCCTCATTAATATGCGAATAAGCCTCAATTTCCGGGTGACTGCTGGTCCTCCAATTGTATCGTCTCCTACCCTTTTAACAGACTCCTCATCCAAAGCAAGAGTGGCCTCTAGTGTTGGGAGCCAGTCAGCTTGTTGAAGCCAATGTCTCAGCGAAAAACTGCCATGATactggaagaagaaaaaatgccTCAAGTTTATCTTTGCGTTGCTTAAAATTTAGCATATAAAGAGCCCTATCAATTGAGAATTGATAGAGAGCAGATGATTCTCTGATTTGGAGCTGGCATGGTTCCTCGAGGGGATGCAATTTGAAGGCAAAGTTTCTCTCGCATGAaagtaaaaatgtaaaaatccaATGGTAAATTCCGCTATGTATCACCATGCATTTAGCAGTATAGGTAGTTAAATGACAGAGAAGCTTACCCCATGGACTAGCGTGAGTAAGCCATGACTGCTGCAGGATGAGATGTAACCATGAACTTGCATTGAATAAGAGTAGTACATGATTTTACGACGAACCAATTTCTTCAGTACCTACCATCAGATCTCAATTGGAAGTTCACTGTGAGTTGTTGTGTGCTAAACGATTCATAGGGTTCAAATATTAGTTCACCAACCTGAATAGCTCGTTTCCCTCGACGTTTAGCTTGAGAAGAGATGAGTTGTCGAAGAACAACTCTTGTATTATAAAGAGGGCTGCAATCAATCCCATGTGACAGGCattaatttgtcatttttccctAAATAGACCGAAACAAACTCCCTCCCTCCGGACAAAACAAAGGCACCTCACCTCTTGGGATCTTTTACAATGGCTTCAAAGACCACCTCATCTGCCTGGATAAACCTTAGTACTTAGGACAGGCTTAACCAAGATTTCCAGAGAAGCATGTAATTTAGCGAGACATACGAAATAGTTCATACCCGTCCGCCAAGGCCAATGCTGACAGAATCAAGAACCTTAAAGTCAgacatcttaaactttttgacatgATCCAATTCTTCATCCACGGAAACTGAAGGAGAACTCTCAGTAACACCTTTTGATTCCACAGGGGTTGAAGATCTCCTCAACAGAGAGAAGCATGTTCTCCGACATCGCCTGGGCAGCACATACAGCAAAGGTCCACCAAAATGTGCCGATGAAGGCTTGACAAGAAAAGTTGACAAGTTTCCTCTCAAACGTGTGGCTTCTAAGCTTTCCATACCCCAAGACATATTGGTGCCGCATAATGCCATGGACCGATTACCTAAAACAGAAAACACCATAGAGGAATTTGTCCTTCAGCGGAAAATTTTTCACTCCGAAGTACCTAATATATGTAGAGGCGCAAGCATGATCGTAGCAATTACTGAACGCAGCACAATTTAAAGCTGCTATCCACGTCTATCGACTTCGATGTTCGACCAATTCAGTTTTCCCTCCCTCACCTCCCTCTTCGAGAAACTATGATCATTAACCTTCCGGTGAAACCGGCAAAGAAGTTCCATCGATTATCTTATCGGAGTCAGTAAATGAAATTTCAGATACGCCGAGAAACGAAGATTCCGAAAATCGAGCCGGAACAACAACCGGCGGCTCGGCATCTCGGCCGGTAACGAGAGAGATCGCAAGCCGCCTCAACTCAACTCCAGCCGCGAAACAGTCGGAAAAAggaagtaaaaaataaaaaaataaatcaaccaCCGAGTCCTCCGTACTCAAACCAGCAGGAAGGAGCATTCTAACGAGCTAAAACAAGCGCCGATCACGCGACGAGAAGCGGCGACAACACGAGCTCGACCGCCGTCAACGGAATCGCGAGCCGATTCCGGAGTCGGCGAGAGGAACCGACGAGAAACGGCGGCGGACGGGACCTCCGCCGGAGAGACGGCGGGGAGGAACTCACCAGagcaggcggcggcggcggcgccgcgATCGGGATCGTGGAGCGGGGAGAGAGGAGCTGGAGTTGCAGGGAGAAATGGAGGGAAAGGAGGGGGAAGATATGAAGGGAGGGAAGAGCGTGACGGTTGCGTGGGGGAGCACGGTAGGAGCGCAGTCGCCATGAGCTCGGCCCGCGTCGACGTCCGTCCCTTCCAAATATCTCTCCCGAACGCCCGAGGATCCGAGCCGTTTCCCACGTGACGCGCCACGTCATCGCTCCCCCCGCACCCTCTTCCCAAAAAGGAGTGTCCTCGTTCGGTTTTCTCTTTATCCGATCGGAGGAGTACTTTGTTTGCACGCGCGACGCTTTGGGCCGTCAAACCGGTGGGCCCACttgaatttggatttggatCAGGATCGAAAATCTTCCGGTCCAAATTGACTGGTTCAACTGGCCTAATCCATTTTTATTGATGCACAGTGTTTCGTGTGACTCGTACCGAACCCATTATCTGATCCGTCAGAATTTATTTGagcaatttttcttccttaaatTGTTGCCTTTAAATAATGAGCAGCCCTATGAACCAACTCATCGAGTTAATAAGGGAGTTAGGAtgcatttggttcaattttctCAAGAGGCTTTCGACCCGAATATCCATTAGGGAAATATTGGAGTGTTTGACAAGTTTTCTTGATAGGCTTTTGGTCAAATTCTGGCcttgggataatttttttttttttttttggttgaagccTTGGGATAGTTGATTAGCATTGAGCTTTTGGTATTTGGCCAAATAttgaaagtagatttttttctttgaaaattactCTCATCAATTCATTAATTTAGGGGTATGCAACGGAAACCATCCGAACCGGGACCGAACCAGACCGGCCAATTTTGGATGGTTCCCACGGTCAACGATGCAGTtccccggttccaaggtgggaaccggaccgacccgGATCGgaccaaattttttatatataaaatataaacacataaaaatatatatatatgaaacttattgcaatcgaaattgcaattgaggtaacaacctcttatgtggccaagagaccaccaaagctcttagaaaacttatttgttagttttatcttctacttgatgtgggacaaggagttcctcatgctcacactctctctcttgctcccctcacttgcaaacgacaaggcacttcaagcctcaaaAAGTTCGACATTGACTAAACATTCAAAACAtaaaagagagattgtctataaaatctaagCCAAGCACAGATTTTACtcaaattgttcatggcttttatgcttaaaattaagcgtgaaacacataaactatgattgatattcacgcaagtgaagtttgaatattttgcacatgaaaacatgtgtgagtagttttattagattgcccGGGAATCGAATTGGATTGATCAGTCTAAAGCATGgtcattctttagtgaaaaaaaaaagtgcaaattCTATTGGATCGGACCGGACcagaccggaaccgatggttcggttcggtttccgGTCCTAGAaccaaacggtccggtccacggaTCCTAAAATTGGGAACTGATTcttttggtccggttcccggttccaccttggaactagaccgaaccgggaaccgatcatcCCTACATTAATTTTCTAGTTTTGCCCCTCTGTGTAACTGTTCATCTTGTTCATGCGACGATGCTCGATGAAGGGCCGACAAGGCTAGATTCTAACCCTTGAGGTCACGTGACCCTCACGACACTTAGGTAAGGGCGACTTGAGGTCTTGAGACTAGGCAACGGTCGCTTGGGTCATGCGACCTTAGGTGGCCATTGCCAAGGTTTTGCATGACCCTTGTGACCTGAGTAGCGGTTGCCCAGGTCATGCAACCCTCACAGTGCCAAATCTGGCTCTTTTGTGGCCATAGTTCTCCGTCGGAGTGTGGttcttttttattgaaaagtataaaaattatagttaaagcctattgcaaaaggtttttttattttttattttatcaaatacaCCTTGAATCCAAATTCATTTGTAAAgagtttttaccaaacacaatttgcagtCGCTCAAAACTTTTgactttcagcatttgcattacaTTCAAAGCCTGTTTGCAAAGTTGAACTGAACACATCCTTGGAGGGTTGAACTATGGACTTGGGCAgggggtggggggggggggCATGAAGGTGATGGTTAAAGTCCAGCTAGAGCCATCTATAAATTATGAAATAGGGATGACTTTTGGTTTTGAGTTAAATATAAACAAAGGATCTTAGATATATTGGACTGATGAAAGCTTAGGTCGCATTTATCTCGCAACAAAAATGAATTcatacaaatttattttcttttgatcattttctaaaattacaCGTCTCATTAGTTAAGTGAGCTATGGATTCGCAACACAACAACATACTTGTCAAATAACTATTGCatcatcaattttatattttgtcaaaAGGAAATGCGTAAATCTAATTCAAATCTAAATAGTAAATAGCGTGCTTAAACTGTCTTCAGAATAATATTACAAAGGCTAACATTGTCATGATACATAATAGTCACATACTCAGGTGGATTGGGCATGGGCATAACCAAAACCGTTATAATCcatatttaattgggctttataaATCTACACCATCTTAacccattttttaaattttatctaaTTCATATGTGGACTAGttcattatgttttttttttttggtcggaattcATTAAATATGGGCTAAATAGTAGGTttttgacccattttaacaAGTCTAGTTATTTTATAAGCCCATTTCATCTCAACTACTGAATCTCACATAAGATATGCATAATTTAAATAGGCGGAAACGAACgattgaacaataaaatagccataataagaaataaatcaaatggAAATTACAACTGTACTCGAATCACCCAAACACGTTTGGTGTTTCATAGCTTTCGATTACACTTGATGACTTACAAAATGTTTAACCTCACAATTTCTCACGAAATAACATCTTAATCTCTCGAAAAAAACTAACAAATCTTACCATAGATAAATGGAGTCACATGTATCAAATGCAAACAAATTTGCTCGATCATTTATCACCAATGAGAACCGCCTTTTACATGCAAGATTGCTTTTACGCCATTCTTTAAAAtgggatttttataaaaaaagaaaacaatttctttAAACATTTGTGAAAATCTTAACTATCAATTTAAcgattgaatttgaaatatcTGTTATTTTTCCTGGCAAGATGGAAATGTAAGTTTGATAGGGGAGCATCTAATTTAGTTCTATTGGCCAACTCATCACCATCAATGTTCATTCATGCCGTGATagagtttggttataagttgcTTCGATGGGAATCGATGAGAGGACTATTGGCTAGATTACCGATAAGGAGTTATTGATTCTTTCATTGCTGTTCAAAtattaagggcctgtttggcaatgTGCCAAACAGTGTctgattatgattttttgttcccagaattaGTTCGGGACgaaaatcgcgtttggtaaaaattttgttccttggaacaaatttattctgGGAATAGAttgggaagagaattgagaataaaaaaaaaatgattcttcatccgagaataaaaaaagaatcaaaatagtGAAACTCTCATTCTTCTCTTCTGTCATCGTGCGATTGTCGTCCGTCACCGCTCgccgccgttcgtcgccgccgtctGCCACCGGTCGCCGGTCCAGCGAGCTCACTGGAGGCTTGCTAGGCCAAGGTGAGGTtcggcgagctcaccggaggcaagcccggcctcgccggtggccgggcgaggctcgtttggccactggcgaggctcgaccgaCGAAGGCCGACCTTGTCGAGGGTCGGTGATGCTCCGgtgagcatcgccggccctcgttggcTTGATCGCCGGTTCGGCAACCGgccacatgaagaagaagaagaataggaaaaaaaaggaaaaaaaaagaaaagaaaaaaatgaaaaaagtaaaaaaaaaattatttaaaaatcaaaagaaataatttggaacggaatcaattagcacggtatcaaacgcaattctattccaaaataaaaaaatttggacagttATCAAATACGgttttttactcagaatcagttcccgggaacaaaataaaaaataatcatttctagttaGAATCAGCTCTCGTGAACAAAattgttaccaaatgcaccctaagttTATTAGTTGCCAACTTCAAAGCTAATCAAACTACATATTGACGTGAGACCATTCTAAATGATTTCCTTGGATATTTGTTGAACTCAACTCTTGAGATGGTTGTTTTCTGATCAAGGCAGGTGGATGAATTTTGGGAGATTAATCACAAGGTGGAAGAGTCGAGAATATAGTCTATAGTTTCTAGGTCTTTATTATGTTTTTAAGTTTCAGTATCCTCAAATGTTTGGGCATTTCTCATGTCTCTTTAATATTTGTCTATTTCTTATATTGTAATCCTACAATAAATAGAGGAGAGTTCACAAATGTAGGTAAATGATTTTGatgaatggaaaataaataattcccaTTTTAGTTTCTTTATTATTGGAGAGTGGATTACTCTTAGATAGTGAGCTCACCAATAAATACGTTATTCTCGGTTAATGACTTTTCCTTTAAGCCTTAGTGGTGAGCTCCTTCTATCTCAAAATCCTATATCCAACATGTGACTTGTCCTTTAAGTTTTGGTAGTGAACTTCGCTAATCCCAATCTTCATCTTTAGTCGCTAACGTGTCTCTTAGATCTTGATTGTGGTCGTATTCTATCATATATTCACATTTGGCCAATCGACAACCATTCCTACACGCACCTAGCCATAAACATTGCCCAAAAGATTCCTCAATCTCAAAATCACATGCCCCCGCATGCATCAAAGGTTTTTCGCTCACtcacaataataaaatttaccttTTTGAAAGATTAAATAGCAGATTTAAAAAGCatcatttcataaaattttcaaatattttcgaaaaagttattttttttcgaaaaagttatttttttcggATAACTTGTCATGGCAAAATTAGAATGAAAAACATGGCTTC harbors:
- the LOC104437812 gene encoding probable plastid-lipid-associated protein 14, chloroplastic isoform X2 is translated as MATALLPCSPTQPSRSSLPSYLPPPFPPFLPATPAPLSPLHDPDRGAAAAACSGNRSMALCGTNMSWGMESLEATRLRGNLSTFLVKPSSAHFGGPLLYVLPRRCRRTCFSLLRRSSTPVESKGVTESSPSVSVDEELDHVKKFKMSDFKVLDSVSIGLGGRADEVVFEAIVKDPKSPLYNTRVVLRQLISSQAKRRGKRAIQVLKKLVRRKIMYYSYSMQVHGYISSCSSHGLLTLVHGYHGSFSLRHWLQQADWLPTLEATLALDEESVKRVGDDTIGGPAVTRKLRLIRILMRDLLIGVGILGNAADFYEESPIISTVDNSLDRRLMMIAFDMRCVGFMMAKMVLRELMDPLIFAKFKSFFAKGNDPSCLREFLLQVLDRNSSSGNCGLQILDRNWGAGWNLLSLLLATKPSRRISCLEALRHPFLCGPRWRVMPSMNIIRWGLGSTAVRITEEYIYGQRQRSRLAHFIELMEMLNPHTKPKNWLELLPGKWRLLYYTGRHIGLTLRQPPIRVLIGNVHLVVSRPSKSSTNVSMTSEISFSALIGRDWPHDKSGVAGQLQVNSVFKLKAGRQLYLKEENSKGYFSLGQSIDRDALFQRLASGRWGKAIPYKELPSSLPVATFISDDIELLLNLGRPLNQEVDSAKKVLQEVRTQIPPEMFDLSRLVCGTYVDSRLLVLRSVNGSALLFTRTCVDENPL
- the LOC104437812 gene encoding probable plastid-lipid-associated protein 14, chloroplastic isoform X1 gives rise to the protein MATALLPCSPTQPSRSSLPSYLPPPFPPFLPATPAPLSPLHDPDRGAAAAACSGNRSMALCGTNMSWGMESLEATRLRGNLSTFLVKPSSAHFGGPLLYVLPRRCRRTCFSLLRRSSTPVESKGVTESSPSVSVDEELDHVKKFKMSDFKVLDSVSIGLGGRADEVVFEAIVKDPKSPLYNTRVVLRQLISSQAKRRGKRAIQVLKKLVRRKIMYYSYSMQVHGYISSCSSHGLLTLVHGYHGSFSLRHWLQQADWLPTLEATLALDEESVKRVGDDTIGGPAVTRKLRLIRILMRDLLIGVNYLHSHGLAHTELRLENVHVCPVDRHIKVGILGNAADFYEESPIISTVDNSLDRRLMMIAFDMRCVGFMMAKMVLRELMDPLIFAKFKSFFAKGNDPSCLREFLLQVLDRNSSSGNCGLQILDRNWGAGWNLLSLLLATKPSRRISCLEALRHPFLCGPRWRVMPSMNIIRWGLGSTAVRITEEYIYGQRQRSRLAHFIELMEMLNPHTKPKNWLELLPGKWRLLYYTGRHIGLTLRQPPIRVLIGNVHLVVSRPSKSSTNVSMTSEISFSALIGRDWPHDKSGVAGQLQVNSVFKLKAGRQLYLKEENSKGYFSLGQSIDRDALFQRLASGRWGKAIPYKELPSSLPVATFISDDIELLLNLGRPLNQEVDSAKKVLQEVRTQIPPEMFDLSRLVCGTYVDSRLLVLRSVNGSALLFTRTCVDENPL